One segment of Triticum aestivum cultivar Chinese Spring chromosome 2A, IWGSC CS RefSeq v2.1, whole genome shotgun sequence DNA contains the following:
- the LOC123185868 gene encoding cyclin-P2-1 — protein MASAELGSESDGYGFPCGGDDGATAALSPAVVVSVLASLLERHIARNERALAGAHGHAASGEDARRAAAFDGGTVLDMGMREFLERFSRYAHVSPQVYVVAYAYLDRLRRGGDGAGAVRVVATNAQRLLTAAILVASKFVEDRNYKNSYFAAVGGLGAAELSSLELDFLFLMRFRLNVSVSVFRSYCRHLEREAGHGGGYQVERCLEKALLVSSGEARRQHRQPPAAAAAQ, from the coding sequence ATGGCTTCCGCCGAGCTAGGGTCGGAGTCGGACGGGTATGGCTTCCcctgcggcggcgacgacggcgcgaCGGCGGCGCTCTCGCCGGCGGTGGTCGTGTCGGTGCTCGCGTCTCTGCTGGAGCGGCACATCGCGCGCAACGAGAGGGCCTTGGCCGGCGCCCATGGCCATGCGGCGTCCGGCGAGGacgcgaggagggccgcggccTTCGACGGCGGCACGGTGCTGGACATGGGCATGCGGGAGTTCCTGGAGCGGTTCTCCCGGTACGCGCACGTGTCGCCGCAGGTGTACGTGGTGGCGTACGCCTACCTGGACCGGCTccgccgcggcggcgacggcgccggggCGGTGCGCGTCGTGGCGACCAACGCGCAGCGCCTGCTCACCGCGGCCATCCTGGTGGCCTCCAAGTTCGTGGAGGACAGGAACTACAAGAACTCCTACTTCGCGGCGGTGGGCGGGCTGGGCGCGGCGGAGCTGAGCTCGCTGGAGCTGGACTTCCTCTTCCTGATGCGGTTCCGGCTCAACGTCAGCGTGAGCGTGTTCCGGAGCTACTGCCGGCACCTGGAGAGGGAGGCGGGCCACGGCGGCGGGTACCAGGTCGAGAGGTGCCTTGAGAAGGCCCTCCTCGTCTCCtccggggaggcgcggcggcagcACCGGCAGccgccagcggcggcggcagctcaGTAA